One region of Mycolicibacterium lutetiense genomic DNA includes:
- a CDS encoding lipase family protein, with protein MDLGSAARASKAEWIGRAPHEELDRASRPALPHDDPFYAPPAGFEHSEPGTVLRSRDVELAFLGLIPQRLHATQLLYRSTDRNGNPEAAATTVIVPADGAADCPVVSYQCAIDAISARCFPSYALRHHAKATGSLAQLELLLISAALAEGWAVSVPDHEGVNGMWGAPYEPGYRVLDGLRAAINAEHLSLSPTARIGLWGYSGGGLASAWAAEMAGSYAPELNIVGAVLGSPVGNLGNTFRRLNGTVFSGLPALVVAALADIYPNLNRLIAEHATTEGRKVLDRLHQMTTVEAIVRMFRTDMADLVDLPLDQILDGPEVSEVFKDTKLGVAVPVPPVLIVQAVHDEIISVDDIDELADTYLAGGADVTYHRDMFSEHLLLHPFSAPMALRWLTDRFADRPLTANLVRSKWPTLLNPITYMGMARLAGIATKVAMGRTVRRRPL; from the coding sequence ATGGACTTGGGTAGCGCGGCAAGAGCCTCCAAAGCCGAATGGATCGGTCGAGCACCTCATGAGGAGCTCGACCGGGCGTCGCGACCCGCGCTTCCGCACGACGACCCGTTCTACGCCCCACCTGCGGGGTTCGAGCATTCCGAGCCCGGAACCGTCCTGCGCAGCCGTGACGTCGAGCTGGCCTTCCTCGGCCTGATCCCGCAGCGCCTGCACGCCACGCAGCTCCTGTACCGCTCCACCGACCGCAACGGCAACCCCGAGGCTGCCGCCACCACCGTCATCGTCCCGGCCGACGGCGCAGCCGACTGCCCGGTGGTGTCCTACCAGTGCGCCATCGACGCGATCTCGGCCCGATGCTTCCCGTCCTACGCGCTGCGCCACCACGCTAAGGCCACCGGCTCCCTGGCCCAGCTGGAGCTCCTTCTGATCTCTGCCGCGCTGGCCGAGGGCTGGGCGGTCTCAGTTCCCGACCACGAGGGCGTCAACGGCATGTGGGGCGCGCCCTACGAGCCCGGCTACCGGGTGCTCGACGGCTTGCGTGCGGCGATCAACGCCGAGCACCTCTCGTTGTCACCGACCGCACGCATCGGCCTGTGGGGCTACTCCGGCGGCGGCCTGGCCAGCGCCTGGGCAGCCGAGATGGCCGGCAGCTACGCCCCTGAACTCAATATCGTCGGTGCGGTCCTCGGCTCCCCCGTCGGCAACCTCGGAAACACCTTCCGCCGGCTCAACGGCACCGTGTTCTCCGGGCTGCCGGCTCTCGTGGTTGCCGCCCTCGCCGACATCTACCCCAACCTCAACCGGCTCATCGCCGAGCACGCCACCACCGAGGGACGCAAGGTCCTGGACCGGCTGCACCAGATGACCACTGTGGAGGCCATCGTGCGGATGTTCCGCACCGACATGGCCGACCTGGTTGACCTACCGCTCGACCAGATCCTGGACGGCCCTGAAGTCAGTGAGGTGTTCAAAGACACCAAACTCGGTGTGGCCGTGCCGGTTCCGCCGGTTCTGATCGTGCAGGCCGTGCACGACGAGATCATCTCGGTCGACGACATCGACGAACTCGCCGATACGTACCTGGCCGGCGGCGCCGACGTGACCTACCACCGCGACATGTTCAGCGAGCACCTGCTGCTGCATCCGTTCTCGGCGCCGATGGCGTTGCGCTGGTTGACGGACCGGTTCGCCGACCGCCCGCTGACCGCCAACCTGGTGCGATCCAAGTGGCCGACGCTGCTGAACCCGATCACCTACATGGGCATGGCGCGACTGGCCGGCATCGCCACCAAAGTCGCCATGGGCCGCACGGTCCGGCGACGCCCACTCTGA
- a CDS encoding L-aspartate oxidase: MTPTGSARGSSRFACGSSTLWQQRADVVVVGTGVAGLVAALAAHRRGRRVVVLSKARETATFHAQGGIAVVLPHTDDSVEAHVADTIAAGGGLCDPDAVRSIVAAGYDAVAELVADGAQFDETAPGRWALTREGGHTRRRIIHAGGDATGAEVQRALDSAASILDIRRDHVALQVLRDEAAVTGVLVRNEDGLGIVHAPSVILATGGLGHVYAATTNPSGSTGDGIALALWAGVPVRDIEFVQFHPTMLYVENGGGRRPLITEALRGEGAILVDSQGDSVTQGVHPMGDLAPRDVVAAAVNARMSASGDPCVYLDARGVAEFADRFPTVAAACAAAGVDPTRQPIPVVPGAHYSCGGVVTDVHGRTELPGLFAAGEVARTGMHGANRLASNSLLEGLVVGGRAGRLAAEHACVAGSVRAQAPQDRRHDSVDRDVLQRNMSEYASVVRNADGLHRLDTVLADARSVQPASRQGFEDAALTATARAIAVAALARTESRGCHHRGDHPETDPAQEHSVTIRAVTGRPALDSPTVVC; encoded by the coding sequence ATGACTCCGACGGGCAGTGCCCGGGGATCGAGCCGCTTCGCCTGCGGCAGTTCGACGCTGTGGCAGCAGCGCGCTGATGTCGTCGTGGTCGGCACCGGGGTCGCGGGCCTGGTGGCAGCCTTGGCTGCCCATCGTCGTGGCCGCAGGGTGGTGGTACTGAGCAAGGCCCGCGAAACGGCGACTTTCCATGCCCAGGGCGGGATCGCCGTGGTTCTGCCGCACACCGATGACTCGGTAGAGGCGCACGTCGCCGACACCATCGCCGCCGGCGGCGGCCTGTGTGACCCGGATGCGGTGCGCTCCATCGTCGCGGCCGGCTACGACGCGGTGGCCGAACTGGTCGCCGACGGTGCGCAGTTCGACGAAACCGCTCCCGGGCGTTGGGCGCTGACCCGCGAGGGCGGGCACACCCGGCGCCGGATCATTCACGCCGGTGGCGACGCGACCGGGGCCGAGGTGCAGCGGGCCCTCGATTCTGCGGCGTCCATCCTCGACATCCGCCGCGACCATGTGGCACTGCAGGTCCTCCGCGACGAGGCCGCCGTCACCGGTGTGCTGGTCCGCAACGAGGACGGCCTGGGCATCGTGCACGCCCCTTCGGTCATCCTGGCCACCGGAGGGCTCGGCCACGTCTACGCGGCCACCACCAACCCCAGCGGCTCGACCGGTGACGGTATCGCTCTGGCGCTGTGGGCCGGTGTCCCGGTCCGCGACATCGAGTTCGTCCAGTTCCACCCGACGATGCTCTATGTTGAGAACGGTGGTGGCCGGCGCCCGCTCATCACCGAAGCGCTGCGCGGTGAAGGCGCCATACTCGTTGATTCGCAAGGCGATTCGGTGACCCAAGGGGTCCATCCGATGGGAGATCTGGCCCCACGCGACGTGGTGGCCGCGGCCGTCAACGCCCGGATGAGTGCATCCGGCGACCCATGCGTGTACCTCGACGCCAGGGGCGTCGCCGAGTTCGCCGACCGTTTTCCCACAGTCGCCGCAGCCTGTGCGGCAGCCGGTGTCGACCCGACCCGCCAACCCATCCCGGTGGTGCCCGGCGCGCACTACAGCTGCGGTGGTGTCGTCACCGACGTGCACGGACGCACCGAACTGCCCGGGCTGTTCGCCGCGGGCGAGGTGGCCCGGACCGGCATGCACGGCGCCAACCGATTGGCCTCCAACAGCCTGCTGGAAGGTCTGGTCGTCGGCGGCCGGGCCGGACGTCTGGCAGCCGAGCATGCCTGCGTGGCAGGTTCGGTGCGCGCACAGGCGCCGCAGGACCGTCGTCACGACTCTGTTGACCGAGATGTACTGCAGCGGAACATGTCCGAATATGCGTCAGTGGTTCGCAACGCCGACGGCCTGCATCGGCTCGATACCGTTCTGGCCGATGCACGCTCGGTGCAGCCCGCGAGCCGCCAGGGCTTCGAGGACGCGGCCCTCACCGCAACCGCACGCGCAATTGCCGTAGCAGCCCTGGCCCGCACCGAAAGCCGCGGCTGCCACCATCGTGGTGACCACCCTGAAACCGACCCCGCCCAGGAGCATTCCGTGACGATTCGTGCCGTAACCGGCCGGCCCGCCCTCGACAGCCCAACGGTGGTGTGCTGA
- the bsaP gene encoding biotin synthase auxiliary protein BsaP produces the protein MVHDLPAPVGAGLYNVYTGVQVDAADGSVVPTAAQLGLEPPRFCAECGRRMIVQVRPTGWWAKCSRHGQVDSLDLDTRR, from the coding sequence ATGGTTCACGATTTGCCCGCGCCCGTCGGCGCCGGCCTATACAACGTCTATACCGGGGTCCAGGTGGACGCGGCGGACGGAAGTGTCGTTCCCACCGCCGCTCAGCTCGGCCTGGAACCGCCTCGGTTCTGCGCCGAGTGCGGGCGCCGGATGATCGTCCAGGTGCGGCCCACCGGGTGGTGGGCCAAGTGTTCGCGGCATGGGCAGGTGGATTCTCTGGACCTGGATACGCGGCGATGA
- a CDS encoding NUDIX hydrolase, with protein MSHSNTAHEVLAAVFQVRGLGTRQPELNVLLWQRALEPERGKWSLPGGRLGDDEDLISSVRRQLAEKVDLRELAHLEQLAVFSDPYRVPDVRTIASTFLGLMPSPSTPALPPDTRWHPVSDLPPMAFDHATMVEHARNRLVAKMSYTNIGFGLAPKEFALSTLRDIYNAALDYQVDATNLQRVLERRKVITRTGTTARSGRSGGRPAALYRFTDSRYRVTDEFAALRPPV; from the coding sequence ATGTCACATAGTAACACCGCGCACGAAGTGCTTGCCGCTGTGTTCCAGGTTCGCGGCCTCGGCACTCGGCAACCCGAACTCAATGTCCTGCTATGGCAACGCGCACTGGAGCCTGAGCGGGGCAAATGGTCCCTGCCGGGTGGCCGACTGGGTGACGACGAGGACCTGATCAGCTCGGTTCGGCGACAGCTGGCCGAGAAGGTTGACCTGCGTGAACTTGCCCACCTCGAACAACTGGCCGTGTTCTCCGACCCCTATCGGGTCCCGGACGTGCGGACCATCGCATCCACATTCCTGGGCCTGATGCCCTCCCCCTCGACCCCTGCCCTACCTCCGGACACCCGGTGGCATCCGGTCAGCGACTTGCCCCCGATGGCCTTCGACCACGCGACGATGGTCGAACACGCGCGCAACCGGCTGGTGGCCAAGATGTCGTACACCAACATCGGATTCGGCTTGGCACCAAAAGAATTCGCGCTGTCCACACTGCGGGACATCTACAACGCCGCCCTCGACTATCAGGTCGATGCCACCAACCTGCAGCGGGTCCTGGAACGTCGAAAAGTCATCACCCGCACCGGCACGACGGCCCGATCCGGCCGCAGCGGCGGACGGCCCGCGGCGCTCTACCGATTCACCGATTCCCGTTACCGCGTGACCGATGAATTCGCCGCATTGCGCCCACCCGTGTGA
- a CDS encoding TetR family transcriptional regulator translates to MQLHKPDVVDAATVILDNYGIADLTMRRLARELNVSPGALYWHFANKQELLGAVADRILEPVRVEHTASAWPGRIHQICVALRDALLSHTDGAELVSSSFAAGQSQIIGEIVGQLTDAAQRAGVVSPDDELAARTVLYYVLGFTADEQSRLQWDAAGALTDDQSVLHRDTSRQFAFGLQLLVDGLAVRGASTLSAGRDIVARSRD, encoded by the coding sequence GTGCAACTCCACAAACCCGACGTGGTGGATGCGGCGACGGTCATCCTCGACAACTACGGCATCGCCGACCTGACGATGCGGCGCCTGGCCCGTGAGCTCAACGTCAGCCCTGGCGCGTTGTACTGGCACTTCGCCAACAAACAGGAACTGCTCGGCGCTGTCGCCGACCGCATTCTGGAACCCGTCCGCGTCGAACACACCGCCTCCGCGTGGCCCGGCCGGATCCACCAGATCTGCGTGGCCCTTCGTGACGCGCTGCTGTCCCACACCGACGGAGCTGAGCTCGTGTCGTCCAGCTTCGCTGCCGGGCAGTCCCAGATCATCGGCGAGATCGTCGGGCAGCTCACCGACGCCGCCCAACGGGCCGGCGTGGTGTCACCCGATGACGAGTTGGCCGCCCGGACAGTGCTCTATTACGTGCTCGGCTTCACCGCCGACGAACAGTCCCGGCTGCAATGGGACGCCGCAGGAGCATTGACCGACGACCAGTCGGTGCTTCACCGCGACACGTCACGACAGTTCGCGTTCGGCCTGCAGTTGCTGGTCGACGGGTTGGCGGTGCGCGGCGCGAGCACGCTCAGCGCTGGACGCGACATCGTGGCGCGCAGCCGGGATTGA
- the nadC gene encoding carboxylating nicotinate-nucleotide diphosphorylase — MALSDIELAEARATIARALEEDLRYGPDVTTMATVGADAMTTASVVNREPGVAAGVDIALLVLDEVLGVDGYRVIDRVEDGARLDARSAILTIEAPTRGLLTAERTMLNLMCHLSGIATATAAWVDAVAGTHAKIRDTRKTLPGLRALQKYAVRVGGGVNHRMGLGDAALIKDNHVAAAGSVLAALKAVRAEAPDLPCEVEVDSLEQLDDVLSADVELVLLDNFPVWQTQIAVQRRDTHSPKTLLESSGGLTLDSAADYAGTGIDYLAIGALTHSVQVLDIGLDT; from the coding sequence ATGGCACTTTCGGATATCGAGCTGGCCGAGGCACGGGCCACGATTGCACGGGCACTCGAAGAAGACCTGCGATACGGCCCGGACGTCACCACCATGGCCACCGTCGGAGCCGATGCGATGACCACGGCGTCGGTGGTGAACCGGGAGCCGGGTGTGGCCGCGGGTGTCGACATCGCCCTGCTGGTGCTCGACGAGGTACTCGGCGTCGACGGCTACCGCGTGATCGACCGCGTCGAGGACGGTGCCCGGCTGGATGCCCGGTCGGCGATCCTGACCATCGAGGCGCCGACCCGCGGACTGCTGACCGCCGAGCGCACCATGCTGAACCTGATGTGTCACCTGTCGGGAATCGCCACCGCGACCGCGGCCTGGGTCGACGCGGTGGCCGGCACCCACGCCAAGATCCGCGACACCCGCAAGACGCTGCCCGGCCTGCGGGCACTGCAGAAGTACGCGGTGCGGGTCGGTGGTGGCGTCAACCACCGGATGGGACTCGGCGACGCGGCACTGATCAAGGACAACCACGTCGCCGCGGCCGGGTCGGTGCTGGCCGCGCTCAAGGCGGTCCGGGCCGAGGCGCCGGACCTGCCGTGCGAGGTCGAGGTGGATTCCCTGGAGCAGCTCGACGACGTGCTGTCCGCCGATGTGGAGCTGGTGCTGCTGGACAACTTCCCGGTCTGGCAGACCCAGATCGCGGTTCAGCGCCGGGACACACACTCGCCCAAGACACTTCTGGAATCCTCGGGCGGCCTGACGCTTGACAGTGCTGCCGATTACGCCGGCACTGGGATCGACTACCTGGCGATCGGCGCTCTCACCCATTCGGTGCAGGTACTCGATATCGGTCTGGACACCTAA
- a CDS encoding 2'-5' RNA ligase family protein, which yields MVHSVELVFDPDTEAAVRRIWDALREADIPSQAPAGRPHSTLTVAQHIDRDADAVLQGLVDRFPLPCRLGATLIFGRSAGVLARLVVPTDELLEIQAEVYRRCAPFMDPAPMPHAEPGNWTPHVTLARRIAQASLATAVQIAGRPAEIVGQVTGLRHWDGDKRVEYPIG from the coding sequence ATGGTCCATTCCGTCGAGCTGGTCTTCGACCCGGACACCGAAGCAGCGGTCCGGCGAATCTGGGATGCCTTGCGCGAGGCCGATATTCCCAGCCAGGCGCCTGCCGGCCGACCACACTCGACACTGACCGTCGCCCAACACATCGACCGCGACGCCGATGCGGTGCTGCAGGGCCTCGTCGACCGGTTCCCACTCCCGTGCCGGCTGGGCGCGACACTGATCTTCGGGCGCTCGGCCGGAGTGCTGGCCCGGCTCGTGGTCCCGACGGACGAGCTGCTCGAAATCCAGGCCGAGGTGTATCGACGGTGCGCGCCGTTCATGGACCCGGCCCCGATGCCGCATGCCGAACCGGGGAACTGGACCCCGCATGTGACGCTGGCCCGGCGGATCGCGCAGGCCAGTTTGGCCACTGCCGTGCAGATCGCCGGCCGTCCCGCAGAGATCGTCGGTCAGGTGACCGGGCTACGGCATTGGGACGGCGACAAACGCGTCGAGTACCCGATCGGCTGA
- the nadA gene encoding quinolinate synthase NadA, whose translation MTALNDTLAGGLAERIVDGPGGYSGVDGDEKWAAEIRRLADLRGATLLAHNYQLPAIQDVADHVGDSLALSRIAAEAPEDTIVFCGVHFMAETAKILSPDKTILIPDQRAGCSLADSITADELQAWKDEHPGAVVVSYVNTTAAVKALTDICCTSSNAVEVVASIPEDREVLFCPDQFLGAHVRRVTGRKNLHIWAGECHVHAGINGDELAAQARSHPDAELFVHPECGCATSALYLAGEGAVPEERVKILSTGGMLDAARETSARQVLVATEVGMLHQLRRAAPEVDFLAVNDRASCTYMKMITPAALLRCLIEGADEVHVDPETARLGRASVQRMIAIGQPGGGE comes from the coding sequence GTGACCGCTCTCAATGACACCCTTGCGGGGGGCTTGGCAGAACGGATCGTCGATGGCCCCGGCGGCTATTCCGGCGTAGACGGCGACGAGAAATGGGCCGCTGAGATTCGCCGTCTGGCCGACCTGCGCGGCGCGACCCTGCTGGCGCACAACTACCAGCTGCCGGCCATCCAGGATGTCGCCGACCACGTGGGTGATTCCCTGGCACTGTCGCGCATCGCCGCGGAGGCGCCCGAAGACACGATCGTGTTCTGCGGTGTGCACTTCATGGCCGAGACGGCCAAGATCCTCAGCCCTGACAAGACGATCCTCATCCCGGACCAGCGGGCAGGTTGCTCGCTGGCCGATTCGATCACCGCCGACGAGCTGCAGGCGTGGAAGGACGAGCACCCCGGCGCGGTCGTCGTGTCCTACGTCAACACCACCGCCGCGGTGAAGGCCCTGACGGATATCTGCTGCACATCCTCGAACGCCGTCGAGGTGGTGGCTTCGATCCCCGAGGACCGTGAGGTGCTGTTCTGCCCGGATCAGTTCCTGGGTGCGCACGTGCGCCGCGTCACCGGACGCAAGAACCTGCACATCTGGGCGGGCGAATGCCACGTGCACGCCGGGATCAACGGCGACGAGTTGGCCGCCCAGGCCCGGTCGCACCCCGACGCCGAACTGTTCGTCCACCCCGAATGCGGTTGCGCCACATCGGCGCTCTACCTGGCGGGTGAGGGTGCGGTACCCGAGGAGCGGGTGAAGATCCTGTCCACCGGCGGCATGCTCGACGCGGCCCGCGAGACCAGTGCCCGGCAGGTTCTGGTCGCCACCGAGGTCGGGATGCTTCACCAGCTGCGCAGGGCCGCACCCGAAGTCGACTTCCTTGCCGTCAACGACCGTGCGTCGTGCACCTACATGAAGATGATCACTCCGGCCGCGCTGCTGCGCTGCTTGATCGAGGGCGCCGACGAGGTGCATGTCGATCCCGAGACCGCTCGGCTGGGTCGTGCCAGCGTGCAGCGCATGATTGCGATTGGTCAGCCCGGCGGCGGCGAATGA
- a CDS encoding DUF2567 domain-containing protein, whose translation MSLSGEEQSVLVAKAPANIPGAPRISRQRAVLIVIAALAAAGAVIGALWAWLAPQIHGVVALTRSGDRVHAYLGGESDHFFTSAFMLVGMLVVLAVVAAVALWQWTAHRGPVLVAALSIGCAVAAVVAAGVGAALAHLRFGSVDVAGAPVTPEHRVHYVVEAASVFFGHSPLQVAGTIMFPAAMAALVYALIAVSTVRDDLGAWPPVETPTYPVIPPAVSPPSV comes from the coding sequence ATGAGCCTCTCGGGCGAAGAGCAGAGTGTCCTTGTTGCGAAGGCTCCTGCCAATATCCCTGGCGCTCCGCGAATTTCACGGCAGCGGGCGGTGCTGATCGTGATCGCCGCCCTTGCGGCGGCGGGTGCGGTGATCGGCGCGTTGTGGGCTTGGCTGGCTCCGCAGATTCACGGCGTGGTGGCGCTGACCCGCAGCGGTGACCGGGTGCACGCCTATCTGGGCGGGGAATCCGACCACTTCTTCACGTCGGCATTCATGTTGGTCGGCATGCTTGTCGTTCTGGCGGTTGTGGCCGCGGTGGCACTGTGGCAGTGGACTGCGCATCGCGGGCCGGTTCTGGTCGCCGCGTTGTCTATCGGTTGCGCGGTGGCCGCAGTGGTGGCTGCCGGCGTCGGTGCCGCGTTGGCCCACTTGAGGTTCGGTTCCGTCGACGTTGCCGGGGCTCCGGTCACTCCGGAACACCGGGTCCACTACGTGGTGGAAGCCGCATCGGTATTTTTCGGACATTCGCCGCTGCAGGTCGCCGGCACGATCATGTTCCCAGCGGCCATGGCCGCGCTGGTCTACGCGTTGATCGCGGTGTCCACGGTGCGTGATGATCTGGGTGCGTGGCCGCCTGTGGAGACACCGACGTATCCGGTGATCCCGCCGGCGGTCAGTCCTCCGAGCGTTTGA
- a CDS encoding 8-amino-7-oxononanoate synthase, whose amino-acid sequence MTRTDLSPLAWLADIETQRRQAGLRRELRTRPAVATELDLASNDYLGLSQHPDVLDGGIEALRTWGAGAGGSRLVTGNTELHEEFEAALATFVGAESALVFSSGYTANLGAVVALSGPGSLLVSDALTHASLVDACRLSRARVAVTPHLDVEAVDAALSSRAEERAVVLTESVFSTDGALAPLRELHAVCRRRGALLLVDEAHGLGVRGPGGQGLLYESGLAGAPDVVMTTTLSKALGSQGGVVLGPEPIRAHLIDAARPFIFDTGLAPAAVGAALAALRVLIAEPQRAQAVLDRAAELARICGDTAVPDSAVVSVILGDPEVAVAAAAACLDRGVRVGCFRPPTVPEGTSRLRLTARASLTANEMDLARQVLTEILAEARL is encoded by the coding sequence GTGACGCGCACGGATCTCTCACCGCTGGCCTGGCTGGCTGATATCGAAACGCAGCGCAGGCAGGCCGGCCTTCGCCGTGAGTTGCGTACCCGCCCCGCGGTGGCAACCGAACTGGATCTGGCCTCCAACGACTATCTCGGGTTGTCTCAACACCCCGACGTGTTGGATGGCGGCATCGAGGCGCTACGCACCTGGGGAGCCGGTGCCGGTGGTTCGCGGCTGGTCACCGGAAACACCGAGTTGCACGAAGAATTCGAGGCCGCTCTGGCGACGTTCGTCGGCGCCGAGTCGGCACTGGTCTTCTCCTCGGGATACACCGCCAATCTGGGCGCCGTCGTCGCGTTGTCCGGTCCGGGCTCGCTGCTGGTGTCCGACGCGCTGACCCACGCTTCTCTGGTTGATGCATGTCGGCTGTCTCGTGCCCGAGTGGCCGTCACGCCGCACCTCGACGTCGAAGCCGTCGATGCCGCGCTGTCGTCACGCGCCGAGGAACGCGCGGTGGTCCTGACCGAATCGGTGTTCAGCACGGACGGGGCCCTGGCACCGCTGCGCGAGTTGCACGCGGTCTGCCGCCGACGCGGTGCGTTGTTGCTCGTCGATGAGGCACATGGACTGGGGGTTCGCGGTCCGGGCGGGCAGGGCCTGTTGTACGAGTCCGGCCTGGCCGGGGCGCCAGACGTGGTGATGACGACGACGCTGTCGAAGGCGCTGGGCAGCCAGGGCGGCGTGGTGCTCGGACCTGAACCGATCCGCGCCCATCTGATCGACGCCGCCCGGCCCTTCATCTTCGACACCGGCCTGGCGCCGGCGGCCGTCGGCGCAGCGTTGGCGGCACTGCGGGTGCTGATCGCCGAGCCGCAGCGGGCGCAAGCCGTGTTGGATCGTGCTGCCGAGCTGGCCCGGATCTGCGGGGATACCGCGGTACCCGATTCCGCCGTCGTCTCGGTGATCCTCGGTGACCCCGAAGTCGCGGTGGCTGCCGCGGCAGCTTGCCTGGACCGCGGTGTGCGGGTGGGCTGCTTCCGCCCACCGACGGTCCCCGAGGGCACGTCGCGACTGCGCTTGACTGCCCGGGCTTCGCTGACCGCCAACGAGATGGACCTGGCCCGCCAGGTGTTGACCGAGATTCTGGCCGAGGCTCGCTTGTGA
- the bioB gene encoding biotin synthase BioB — protein MTQAAVDVLGVAREQVLERGVGLDKDQTLQVLQLPDDQLEELLALAHEVRMKWCGPEVEVEGIISLKTGGCPEDCHFCSQSGLFASPVRSAWLDIPSLVEAAKQTAKTGATEFCIVAAVRGPDERLLAQVAAGIEAIRNEVDIQIACSLGMLTQEQVDRLKEMGVHRYNHNLETAQSYFPNVVTTHSWEERWGTLEMVREAGMEVCCGGILGMGETLEQRAEFAANLAELNPHEVPLNFLNPRPGTPFGDLEVLPAADALRAVAAFRLALPRTMLRFAGGREITLGDLGAKQGILGGINAVIVGNYLTTLGRPAESDLELLDDLQMPIKALNATL, from the coding sequence GTGACGCAGGCAGCCGTAGATGTACTGGGCGTAGCTCGCGAGCAGGTTCTGGAGCGTGGCGTCGGCCTCGACAAGGACCAGACGTTGCAGGTGCTGCAGCTTCCCGACGACCAGCTCGAAGAGCTGCTCGCTCTGGCTCACGAGGTTCGGATGAAGTGGTGTGGCCCCGAGGTCGAGGTCGAAGGCATCATCAGCCTCAAGACCGGCGGCTGCCCGGAGGACTGCCACTTCTGTTCGCAGTCGGGCCTGTTCGCCTCCCCGGTGCGTAGTGCCTGGCTCGATATCCCGAGCCTGGTCGAGGCTGCCAAGCAGACCGCCAAGACCGGTGCCACCGAGTTCTGCATCGTCGCCGCGGTGCGCGGCCCCGACGAGCGACTGCTGGCCCAGGTGGCCGCAGGCATCGAGGCGATCCGCAACGAGGTCGACATCCAGATCGCGTGCTCGCTGGGCATGCTGACCCAGGAGCAGGTGGACCGCCTCAAGGAGATGGGCGTACACCGCTACAACCACAATCTGGAGACCGCGCAGTCGTACTTCCCGAACGTCGTCACCACGCACTCCTGGGAGGAGCGCTGGGGCACGCTGGAAATGGTGCGCGAGGCCGGTATGGAGGTCTGCTGCGGCGGCATCCTCGGCATGGGGGAGACGCTGGAGCAGCGTGCCGAGTTCGCCGCCAACCTGGCCGAACTCAACCCGCACGAGGTGCCGCTGAACTTCCTCAACCCGCGCCCGGGCACGCCGTTCGGCGATCTCGAGGTGCTGCCGGCCGCGGACGCGCTGCGTGCCGTCGCCGCCTTCCGCCTGGCGCTGCCCCGCACGATGTTGCGCTTCGCCGGCGGCCGTGAGATCACCCTCGGTGATCTGGGCGCCAAGCAGGGCATCCTGGGCGGCATCAACGCGGTCATCGTCGGCAACTACCTGACCACGCTGGGTCGCCCGGCCGAGTCGGACCTGGAATTGCTCGATGATCTGCAGATGCCGATCAAGGCGCTGAACGCCACCCTGTAG
- the bioD gene encoding dethiobiotin synthase, which produces MSTLVVTGTDTGVGKTVTTAALACAARLAGLAVAVCKPVQTGTVDGDNDLAEVNRLSGVDNLHGGWRYPEPLAPVAAAHRAGSALPTRAELVDAVRGAEIPGGLTLVEGAGGLLVELGADGVTVRDLAADLSAAVLVVVSPGLGTLNHTALTLESLAGQGIPCAGLVIGAWPENPGVAEWGNRDALAQLAPVRAVLTSGAGRASADEFEKICADAFDPNWVTGLS; this is translated from the coding sequence GTGAGCACGCTGGTCGTCACCGGGACCGACACCGGTGTCGGCAAGACAGTGACGACCGCCGCGCTGGCCTGTGCGGCGCGGCTTGCCGGGCTCGCGGTCGCGGTGTGCAAGCCCGTCCAGACCGGGACCGTCGACGGCGACAACGACCTCGCCGAGGTGAACCGGCTGTCGGGGGTCGACAACTTGCACGGGGGCTGGCGCTACCCGGAACCGCTCGCCCCGGTGGCGGCCGCGCACCGGGCTGGATCTGCGTTGCCGACCCGTGCGGAGTTGGTGGATGCGGTGCGCGGTGCCGAGATCCCCGGCGGCCTGACCCTGGTCGAAGGTGCCGGTGGTCTCCTCGTCGAACTGGGCGCCGATGGAGTCACCGTGCGTGATCTGGCAGCCGATCTATCCGCGGCCGTTCTCGTGGTGGTGTCACCCGGCTTGGGGACGCTCAACCACACCGCATTGACCTTGGAATCACTGGCCGGGCAAGGGATTCCATGCGCCGGCCTGGTGATCGGAGCCTGGCCGGAGAACCCCGGCGTCGCCGAGTGGGGCAACCGTGACGCGCTGGCACAGTTGGCACCGGTACGTGCCGTGCTCACGTCTGGTGCCGGCAGAGCAAGCGCCGACGAGTTCGAGAAGATATGCGCCGATGCCTTCGACCCGAACTGGGTGACCGGGCTGTCCTGA